AGGTGCTCCAGTAGCAGTTCGGCGAGCGTATGACTGAAACCGTTACGGCAGACGATCCGCAGCACCGCCAGATCCGTCCGATCGGCCGGGAACCGGTAGGCCGGCACCTGCCAGCCGTGTTCGCGCAGCGCCGTGGAGAGCGCGAACACGTCCCACCCCTTCACGTGATCGGTGGTGGTGAAGGCGAACACCGGCAGCTCATCCCCTTTGGTGATCAGCTCGAACTGCGGGTGTGCCGCGATCCTGGACGACAGGTAGGTCGCCACGTCCCGGCTGGCCTGATGCACCTCGCGGAAGCCTTCCCGGCCCAGCCGGAAGAAGGTGTAGTACTGCGCTATCACCTGTGCGCCGGGCCGCGAGAAATTCAACGCGAAGGTCGGCATATCGCCGCCCAGGTAGTTCACGTCGAAGACGAGTTCCTTGGGCAGCAGATCCTCATGGCGCCACAGCACCCATCCGACACCGGGGTAGACCAGTCCGTACTTGTGCCCGGAGGTGTTGATCGAGGCAACCCGAGGAAGCTGGAAGTCCCACAGCAGATCCGGGTCGACAAATGGCGCGAACAGCCCTCCGGAAGCTCCATCCACGTGCATCGGCACATCCGGCCCGCCCGATGCAGCCAACTCGTCCAGCGCGGCGGCGATCTCGGTGACCGGTTCGTAGCTACCGTCGAACGTGGAGCCGAGGATCGCGACCACCCCGATGGTGTTCTCGTCGCAGTACGCCGCCGCCGACTCCGCATCCAGGTGGAAGCGGTCCCCGCTCATCGGCACCATCCGGGGTTCGACGTCCCAGTAGCGGCAGAACTTCTCCCAGCACACCTGCACGTTCGCGCCCATGACGAGGTTCGGTTTACGGCTGGGGTCAGCGGTGGCCGCGACCCAGCGGCGCTTCAATGCCATTCCGGCGAGCATGCAGGCTTCGCTCGATCCGGTGGTCGAGCAGCCGGTTGCGTGCTCCGGGTCGGGCGCATGCCACA
This portion of the Dermatophilaceae bacterium Sec6.4 genome encodes:
- a CDS encoding glutamate decarboxylase — translated: MTSANPALGESLEPPASRLRQGPVPADVAAQLIRDELMLDGSSRLNLATFVTTWMEPQATALMTDCLDKNIIDKDEYPQSAELERRCVAILADLWHAPDPEHATGCSTTGSSEACMLAGMALKRRWVAATADPSRKPNLVMGANVQVCWEKFCRYWDVEPRMVPMSGDRFHLDAESAAAYCDENTIGVVAILGSTFDGSYEPVTEIAAALDELAASGGPDVPMHVDGASGGLFAPFVDPDLLWDFQLPRVASINTSGHKYGLVYPGVGWVLWRHEDLLPKELVFDVNYLGGDMPTFALNFSRPGAQVIAQYYTFFRLGREGFREVHQASRDVATYLSSRIAAHPQFELITKGDELPVFAFTTTDHVKGWDVFALSTALREHGWQVPAYRFPADRTDLAVLRIVCRNGFSHTLAELLLEHLDAAIQHLDAGAQPTIAASGPEGFHH